In Bacteroidota bacterium, one DNA window encodes the following:
- a CDS encoding septum formation initiator family protein, with product MFKILLKILKNKFFLVTVAFLVWLIFFDNNNILSRIEARKKLRALQQQKIYYLQEIEKNKKETIDLQTDTGDIEKFAREKYLMKKDSEDVFIMVEEEE from the coding sequence ATGTTCAAAATCCTCCTAAAAATACTAAAAAATAAATTCTTCCTTGTCACTGTGGCCTTCCTGGTATGGCTAATATTCTTCGATAATAACAATATTTTATCCCGCATAGAGGCAAGGAAAAAACTCAGGGCTTTGCAGCAACAAAAGATATACTATCTTCAGGAGATTGAAAAGAACAAGAAGGAAACCATTGATCTTCAAACTGACACTGGAGACATAGAAAAGTTTGCCAGGGAGAAGTATCTGATGAAGAAGGATAGTGAGGATGTGTTTATTATGGTGGAGGAGGAGGAGTAA
- the sixA gene encoding phosphohistidine phosphatase SixA: MKTLYIVRHAKSSWDDAGLSDVERPLIEKGREKTRRVCEYLVEKKVTVDRIICSHAVRALETAKILAETLNYPAGQVEVSEDVYMCGAYDLTELVMHLPDDIISVMIVGHNPDMTDFANQFLDKEIIDLPTSGVVCIEFRTDCWCEILDARKKTRFLITPKILS, encoded by the coding sequence ATGAAAACATTATATATTGTTAGGCATGCGAAATCTTCATGGGATGATGCGGGATTGAGTGATGTTGAAAGGCCGTTGATAGAGAAAGGCAGGGAGAAGACCCGGCGCGTGTGTGAATACCTGGTTGAAAAAAAAGTTACTGTTGACAGGATAATCTGCAGCCATGCAGTGAGGGCATTAGAAACGGCGAAAATACTTGCGGAAACTCTTAATTACCCGGCCGGTCAGGTGGAAGTGAGTGAAGATGTTTATATGTGCGGTGCGTATGATCTGACTGAACTGGTTATGCATCTTCCGGATGATATCATTTCGGTTATGATCGTCGGTCATAATCCCGATATGACGGATTTTGCCAATCAGTTCCTGGATAAGGAAATTATTGATTTGCCGACATCCGGCGTAGTATGCATTGAATTCAGGACAGATTGTTGGTGTGAGATATTGGATGCCAGGAAGAAAACAAGATTTCTTATCACCCCCAAAATACTGTCATAA
- the priA gene encoding primosomal protein N', translating to MFVDVILPLPVPGLFTYSVPPELDDQVESGKRVVVQFGKHKIYSGLIHTVHSVPPKDIHPKEILSVPDSIPLVNPIQIAFWEWMASYYMSTLGEVMTASLPSALKLSSESKIVINPSFTGDISLLNEKEYLVALALQNQEELTITDVSMIVRQGKVIPLIKNLIEKQVISIREELVEQYRPKIENFVRLTDKFRDDTALNKLFDELNKRAFKQLELLVSYIKLSSGGRAGFDDIRRIDLLKSVKASASQLDSLIKKKIFETIEKKTSRLGEFQSNLTADTITLTDHQRKAFDQIKETFRHKDIVLLHGITSSGKTEMYIKLIQEYLDAGKQVLYLLPEITLTTQIISRLRKYFGSKIGVYHSRYNENERVEIWNAVVKNCLSKPVNQNHQVILGARSALFLPYDNLGLVIIDEEHDTSYKQQDPAPRYQARDSALYLARLHGAKTLLGSATPSVESYHNALSEKYGLVELTERYGGIQLPEISVVDIKAETRRKQMQSIFSQFLLDHIHHALLNHEQAILFQNRRGFSLRIECDTCNWVPQCKNCDVTLIYHKKSNHLRCHYCGYTMYVPGKCPLCKNTRLIMQGFGTEKVEEELAVFFPDAAITRMDLDTTKTRYAHQRIINDLEARKIDILVGTQMVTKGLDFDNVNMVCILNADNMLTFPDFRAHERSFQMMAQVSGRSGRKNKRGKVIIQTANPQHPVIKDVVENDYLSMYNREIMQRQKFKYPPFYRLVLVKLQHRDLNLLNKAAEVLAAQLRQRFPKRILGPEYPLISRIKNLYIKQVMIKIERTESASAMKTEISKLIDKFQTALEYKPVRVIINVDPI from the coding sequence ATGTTTGTTGATGTCATTCTGCCATTGCCGGTGCCGGGACTGTTCACGTACAGTGTTCCACCTGAATTAGATGATCAGGTTGAATCCGGTAAAAGGGTTGTCGTTCAGTTTGGCAAACATAAGATTTACTCCGGATTGATACACACAGTGCATTCGGTACCACCAAAAGACATCCATCCAAAAGAAATTCTTTCAGTACCCGACAGTATACCACTGGTGAATCCTATCCAGATCGCATTCTGGGAGTGGATGGCATCCTATTACATGTCAACACTCGGTGAAGTGATGACTGCCAGCCTGCCCTCAGCTCTCAAACTGTCCAGTGAATCTAAAATCGTCATCAACCCCTCATTCACCGGCGATATTTCCCTCCTGAATGAAAAGGAATACCTCGTCGCACTGGCACTTCAGAACCAGGAGGAACTCACCATCACAGATGTCTCAATGATTGTCCGGCAGGGGAAGGTTATTCCGCTTATAAAAAATCTTATTGAAAAACAGGTCATCAGTATCAGAGAAGAGCTGGTGGAACAGTACAGGCCGAAAATAGAGAACTTTGTCAGGCTTACAGATAAATTCAGAGATGACACCGCACTGAATAAGCTATTTGATGAGCTGAATAAAAGGGCCTTTAAACAGCTGGAATTACTGGTCTCCTATATTAAACTTTCTTCCGGGGGGAGGGCGGGATTTGATGATATCCGGCGTATCGACTTGCTAAAAAGCGTCAAAGCTTCTGCTTCCCAGTTAGACTCCCTCATTAAGAAAAAAATTTTCGAGACTATCGAAAAAAAAACCAGCAGGCTCGGTGAATTCCAATCCAACCTCACCGCTGATACTATCACACTCACTGACCATCAGCGTAAAGCCTTTGATCAGATTAAAGAGACCTTCCGGCATAAAGATATCGTTCTGTTACACGGTATCACATCCAGTGGTAAAACCGAGATGTATATCAAGCTCATCCAGGAGTACCTCGATGCAGGTAAACAGGTGCTGTATCTCCTTCCTGAAATTACGCTGACAACCCAGATTATCAGCAGGCTGCGAAAGTATTTCGGCAGCAAAATCGGTGTGTACCATTCACGTTACAATGAAAACGAAAGGGTGGAAATATGGAATGCGGTAGTGAAAAACTGCCTTTCAAAGCCTGTAAATCAAAATCACCAGGTCATTCTCGGAGCCCGGTCGGCATTATTCCTTCCTTATGACAACCTCGGGTTGGTGATCATCGATGAAGAGCATGATACATCCTATAAGCAACAGGACCCTGCACCACGTTACCAGGCTAGGGATTCTGCCCTCTACCTGGCACGGCTTCATGGTGCCAAAACCTTGCTGGGCTCAGCAACCCCATCTGTCGAAAGCTATCATAATGCCCTGAGTGAGAAATACGGCCTCGTTGAACTGACTGAACGGTATGGAGGTATACAGCTTCCCGAAATCAGCGTGGTAGATATCAAAGCTGAAACACGGCGTAAACAGATGCAGTCCATCTTCTCCCAATTCCTGCTCGATCACATCCATCATGCTTTGCTCAACCATGAACAGGCTATTCTTTTCCAGAACAGACGCGGATTCTCCCTCAGGATAGAATGCGATACCTGTAACTGGGTGCCACAATGTAAAAACTGCGACGTCACACTCATCTATCATAAGAAAAGTAACCACCTCCGCTGCCATTATTGCGGTTATACGATGTATGTGCCGGGCAAATGTCCGCTATGCAAAAATACCCGTCTGATCATGCAGGGATTCGGCACCGAGAAGGTGGAAGAAGAACTTGCGGTTTTCTTTCCCGATGCCGCTATCACCCGTATGGACCTTGATACAACAAAAACAAGGTACGCTCACCAGCGCATCATCAATGACCTGGAAGCCAGAAAGATCGACATTCTGGTCGGCACACAGATGGTCACCAAGGGACTAGACTTCGACAATGTCAACATGGTGTGCATACTCAATGCCGATAATATGCTTACTTTTCCTGATTTCAGGGCTCATGAACGGAGTTTCCAGATGATGGCACAGGTCAGCGGAAGATCAGGCAGGAAAAATAAACGCGGCAAGGTCATCATCCAGACTGCCAATCCGCAACACCCGGTGATAAAAGATGTTGTCGAGAACGATTACCTCTCCATGTACAACCGGGAGATCATGCAGCGGCAAAAATTCAAGTACCCGCCCTTTTACAGGCTGGTGCTGGTAAAACTTCAGCATCGCGACCTGAATCTGCTCAATAAGGCTGCTGAAGTACTGGCCGCCCAACTCAGGCAACGCTTTCCAAAACGGATACTGGGACCGGAATATCCGCTCATATCAAGAATCAAGAACCTTTACATCAAACAGGTCATGATAAAAATCGAACGGACTGAGTCAGCTTCAGCTATGAAAACAGAGATCAGTAAATTAATTGATAAATTTCAGACTGCACTGGAATATAAACCTGTCAGGGTGATTATCAATGTCGACCCCATTTAA
- a CDS encoding radical SAM protein, translated as MFDRYNRQISYLRISVTDRCNLRCWYCMPEEGVKSLVHDEIVRYEEIIEVVKVAVRLGIDKIRITGGEPLVRRDIVDFIRMVSEIQGVTDLSMTTNGQLLDRFAQPLAEAGLQRVNISLDTVDPVKYRQTTRGGDIEQVLKGILAARSAGLYPIKINCVVIKSSDEKDARDVESFCRANELQVRFIHKMDLSNGKFSVVEGGDGGNCSVCNRLRLTANGRIKPCLFSDLEFDVRELGPQKAIEMAVSVKPERGTMSMSGTFYNTGG; from the coding sequence GTGTTCGACCGGTATAATAGACAAATCAGCTACCTGAGGATATCAGTGACCGACAGGTGTAATCTGCGTTGCTGGTATTGTATGCCGGAAGAGGGGGTTAAAAGTCTGGTGCATGACGAGATAGTGAGGTATGAGGAGATCATAGAAGTAGTAAAAGTAGCTGTGCGACTAGGTATTGACAAGATACGGATCACCGGTGGTGAACCCCTAGTACGTAGGGATATCGTCGATTTCATCAGGATGGTATCTGAAATTCAAGGTGTTACAGATCTTTCGATGACCACAAACGGGCAACTCCTCGACAGGTTCGCCCAACCACTGGCAGAAGCCGGACTACAAAGAGTGAATATCAGCCTGGATACGGTCGATCCTGTTAAGTACAGGCAAACAACAAGGGGCGGCGATATTGAACAGGTGTTAAAAGGGATACTGGCAGCCAGGTCGGCAGGGCTTTATCCTATTAAAATAAATTGTGTCGTTATCAAATCTTCTGATGAGAAAGATGCCAGAGATGTTGAATCTTTTTGCCGGGCGAATGAGCTGCAGGTACGTTTTATTCACAAGATGGATCTTTCAAATGGTAAGTTTTCGGTTGTCGAGGGAGGTGATGGTGGCAATTGCAGCGTATGCAACCGGTTGCGGTTGACGGCCAATGGCAGGATCAAACCCTGCCTGTTCTCCGATTTAGAATTTGACGTCAGAGAGCTTGGACCTCAAAAAGCTATTGAAATGGCCGTCAGTGTTAAACCTGAAAGAGGAACGATGAGCATGTCCGGGACGTTTTATAATACGGGTGGATAA
- a CDS encoding molybdopterin molybdotransferase MoeA, giving the protein MVTFEEAYDIILGAAFLAGTHRIGHLDSSGRILAEDIISDMAMPPFDKAAVDGYACRKQDLDKDLKVIEILPAGKFPEQHIRQGECSRIMTGAMVPQGADVVIMVEDTVVTNDGHVRFTSAKTNVNICYQAEDLREGDIVLKRGTFIRPQEIAVMASVGCISPLVYQSPGVGIISTGDELVEPGQKPGLSQIRNSNASQIAAQLAGMGVTAHYLGIARDDKDSTFSLISRAFLDDDVVILSGGVSMGEYDYVPEVLNEMAFEIKFKSIAIQPGRPTLFGVRGKKLLFGLPGNPVSSFVIFEILVKPLLYKIMGYDFRPVSLKLPMGTDYSRSKSKRKTILPVRINDEGFVMPVDYHGSAHIHAYAYADGIITMNIGETIIKKGDIVSVRPV; this is encoded by the coding sequence ATGGTCACCTTCGAAGAGGCTTATGATATTATTCTGGGAGCTGCTTTTTTAGCGGGTACTCATAGGATCGGTCATCTTGATTCTTCTGGCAGGATATTGGCTGAAGACATCATTTCGGATATGGCCATGCCTCCCTTCGACAAGGCGGCTGTGGATGGCTATGCCTGTCGTAAGCAGGACCTGGATAAGGATTTGAAGGTCATTGAAATCTTACCGGCAGGAAAATTTCCTGAACAGCATATCAGGCAGGGGGAATGCTCCAGGATCATGACCGGAGCCATGGTGCCGCAAGGGGCGGATGTGGTCATTATGGTCGAAGATACAGTTGTGACTAATGATGGTCATGTCAGGTTCACCAGTGCAAAAACGAATGTAAATATCTGTTACCAGGCAGAGGATCTGCGTGAAGGCGATATTGTTTTGAAAAGGGGAACATTTATAAGACCACAGGAAATTGCTGTGATGGCTTCGGTCGGATGCATATCTCCTCTTGTATATCAAAGTCCTGGTGTAGGCATTATCAGCACCGGTGATGAGCTGGTAGAGCCTGGGCAGAAGCCTGGCCTCTCGCAGATAAGGAACAGCAATGCATCACAGATCGCAGCACAGCTTGCCGGCATGGGTGTGACAGCTCATTATTTAGGTATTGCAAGAGATGATAAGGATTCGACATTCAGTCTTATTTCCAGGGCATTTCTGGATGATGATGTGGTCATTCTTTCCGGCGGCGTGTCGATGGGAGAATACGATTATGTTCCCGAAGTGCTGAATGAGATGGCCTTTGAAATAAAATTTAAAAGTATTGCCATTCAGCCCGGACGACCCACCCTGTTTGGTGTGCGCGGCAAAAAGCTATTATTCGGTTTACCCGGTAACCCGGTATCTTCATTTGTTATTTTTGAAATTCTGGTTAAGCCATTGCTTTACAAGATCATGGGATACGATTTCCGTCCGGTTTCATTGAAACTCCCAATGGGAACAGACTATTCAAGGTCAAAATCCAAGCGTAAAACTATTTTGCCGGTCAGGATAAATGATGAGGGATTTGTGATGCCTGTGGACTATCATGGCTCGGCACACATTCATGCCTATGCTTATGCTGATGGGATAATCACGATGAATATTGGTGAAACAATAATAAAAAAGGGAGATATCGTCAGTGTTCGACCGGTATAA
- a CDS encoding molybdopterin-binding protein, which yields MESAIHNEMKVLSVNISKEKGTIKKPVDEITIDDLGIIHDAHAGTWHRQVSLLGVESIAKFEQTAERKIQYGEFAENITTEGLDWSKVSPLDRLIVGSAELEVTQIGKECHGISCAIFKEVGKCIMPAEGVFARVMHHGKVRPGDYIEYRPKVYKVLVITLSDRASSGEYEDRSGPEVERVMEEYFSKQHRQFEIDRIIIPDDARKLHNILLGARDSRIDFIFTTGGTGIGPRDITTDVVLKVLDKEIPGIMDRIRFKYGQEKPTAFLSRSVAGVMGLSLVFAIPGSVKAVKEYMAEITPFLQHMLYILHRIDIH from the coding sequence ATGGAGTCAGCTATTCATAATGAAATGAAGGTTTTATCGGTCAATATCTCGAAAGAAAAAGGTACCATTAAAAAACCTGTAGATGAAATCACCATTGATGATCTGGGTATCATTCATGATGCACATGCCGGTACATGGCATCGCCAAGTGAGTTTACTTGGTGTGGAAAGTATTGCAAAATTCGAACAGACTGCCGAAAGGAAGATACAGTATGGTGAGTTTGCAGAGAATATCACTACCGAAGGTCTCGACTGGTCAAAGGTTTCACCGCTTGACAGGCTTATTGTCGGGTCAGCGGAACTTGAAGTAACCCAAATAGGGAAGGAGTGTCACGGCATTTCCTGTGCGATTTTTAAAGAAGTCGGCAAATGTATCATGCCGGCAGAAGGTGTATTTGCACGAGTGATGCATCATGGAAAAGTACGGCCAGGAGATTATATCGAATACAGGCCGAAGGTTTACAAGGTACTGGTCATCACTCTCAGCGACAGGGCCAGCAGCGGAGAATATGAGGACAGGAGCGGACCGGAAGTTGAAAGAGTGATGGAAGAATACTTTTCAAAACAGCACCGCCAATTTGAAATAGACAGGATTATCATTCCCGACGATGCCAGGAAGCTTCACAATATCCTCTTGGGTGCCCGCGACTCAAGGATTGACTTCATTTTCACGACAGGAGGCACAGGTATTGGCCCACGGGATATCACCACAGATGTTGTGCTGAAAGTGCTGGATAAGGAGATTCCCGGGATCATGGATAGGATACGTTTCAAATATGGGCAGGAAAAACCCACTGCTTTTCTCAGCCGGAGCGTGGCAGGGGTTATGGGACTGAGCCTGGTATTCGCCATACCCGGCAGCGTGAAAGCGGTGAAGGAGTATATGGCAGAAATAACGCCGTTTTTGCAGCATATGTTGTATATATTGCATCGGATCGATATTCACTGA
- a CDS encoding GNAT family N-acetyltransferase yields the protein MSLVIRKANEGDLPEVLKMIHELADYEKTPHDVTISLEELRRDGFGPNPIFEVILAESDGQIMGIAFYFLSYSTWRGLCLYLEDIIVKQEFRRQGIGTKLFDAVIRRAHELKTRRLMWQVLDWNKPAMDFYKRYGATFDPTWVNGKLTQEQINTICNDNE from the coding sequence ATGAGTTTGGTCATACGTAAAGCCAATGAAGGCGATCTGCCTGAGGTTCTGAAAATGATTCATGAACTGGCAGATTATGAGAAAACTCCTCATGACGTCACAATTTCACTTGAAGAACTCAGGCGAGATGGCTTTGGCCCGAATCCTATATTTGAAGTGATACTGGCTGAATCAGATGGCCAGATCATGGGCATAGCATTTTATTTTTTAAGCTATTCTACATGGAGAGGATTATGCCTGTACCTTGAAGATATTATCGTAAAACAGGAGTTCCGTCGCCAGGGGATCGGCACAAAGCTGTTTGATGCTGTCATCCGTAGGGCTCATGAACTGAAGACCCGGCGGTTAATGTGGCAAGTGCTGGACTGGAACAAGCCGGCAATGGATTTTTATAAGCGCTATGGTGCAACATTTGATCCCACATGGGTCAACGGAAAACTAACACAGGAACAAATCAATACCATTTGCAATGATAATGAATAG
- the ppk1 gene encoding polyphosphate kinase 1 — MKKTKPVLINREISWLHFNERVLQEAMDKSMPLFERLKFLGIFSNNRDEFFRVRVGTLRRMVNLKRKDYKLDSDPRRILKQVHKIALEQEKIFNRTYIDLAKQLAKEDIFIISEKQLDPSQGDFVKKYFQENVRAQLFPIMLDNVNHQTALVDKSLYLIIDLKSSHAGIKDTQAIIKVPTDILPRFIILPSKGKKNFIIVLDDVIRYCLSDIFSIFGYDRFSAYTIKFTRDAELDIDNDVSKSFIEILSESVKQRQKGAPVRFVYEATIPPKLLKKLTDVLDITQMDNLRKGGRYHNFKDFMFFPEIGPSHLYFSPTPSLPHRDLPANKSILESIRQKDIMLHYPYHSFQYIIDLLREASIDPKVTSIKMTFYRVAQDSSVMNALINAARNGKDVSVFLEIQARFDEEANIFWTNKLKDEGVRIIQTIPGFKVHCKLILIKRMEGGHEISYANVSTGNFNESTARVYADDSLLTADLKIVNDVNNVFRVFESRYHPPKFDSLVVAPFNIRDFFMRLLNNEIRNKRRGKDAWAIIKLNSIVDEKIALKLYQASQAGVKIQIIARGICVLVPGIPGLSENIEAISIVDKFLEHTRMCVFCNNNDPKYFISSADWMPRNFDHRIEVVCPVNDKTIQKEMMTMLQIQLRDNCKARIISADHPNQYKRSDYHGRIRSQLEIYNFFRKQLNKSDIKSDQI; from the coding sequence ATGAAGAAGACCAAACCGGTTTTGATCAACAGGGAGATCAGCTGGCTCCATTTCAACGAAAGAGTGTTGCAGGAGGCCATGGATAAGTCCATGCCATTGTTTGAGCGGCTCAAATTTCTGGGTATCTTCTCCAATAACCGTGATGAATTTTTCAGGGTGCGTGTGGGTACACTCCGACGCATGGTGAATCTGAAAAGGAAAGATTACAAACTGGACTCTGACCCACGCCGCATTCTTAAGCAGGTCCATAAAATAGCACTCGAACAGGAGAAGATCTTTAACAGGACCTATATAGATCTCGCAAAACAACTGGCAAAAGAAGACATTTTCATTATCAGCGAAAAACAATTAGATCCGTCACAGGGTGATTTCGTGAAGAAGTACTTCCAGGAGAATGTCCGCGCCCAGCTATTCCCAATCATGCTGGATAATGTCAATCACCAAACGGCCCTTGTCGACAAGTCACTTTACCTGATCATTGATTTAAAGAGCAGCCATGCCGGCATAAAGGACACCCAGGCTATCATCAAGGTTCCGACTGATATTTTGCCCCGTTTTATCATTTTGCCATCAAAAGGAAAGAAGAACTTCATTATTGTTCTGGATGATGTGATCAGATATTGCCTGTCGGATATTTTTTCCATTTTTGGTTATGACCGTTTTTCGGCATATACGATAAAGTTCACCCGTGATGCGGAACTTGACATAGACAATGATGTTTCCAAGAGTTTTATAGAGATTCTGAGTGAAAGTGTAAAACAGCGACAAAAGGGAGCCCCAGTTCGTTTTGTATATGAAGCTACCATTCCTCCGAAGCTTCTCAAGAAGCTGACCGATGTGCTGGATATTACTCAAATGGATAACCTGAGAAAGGGCGGAAGGTACCATAATTTTAAGGACTTCATGTTTTTTCCAGAGATTGGTCCTTCCCATCTGTATTTTTCGCCAACACCTTCTTTACCGCACAGAGATCTTCCGGCAAATAAAAGCATCCTTGAAAGCATCAGGCAGAAGGATATCATGCTGCACTATCCTTACCATTCCTTTCAATACATCATTGATCTTTTACGTGAGGCATCCATTGATCCAAAGGTGACATCCATCAAGATGACCTTTTACCGTGTAGCCCAGGATTCCAGTGTGATGAATGCCCTTATCAACGCTGCACGAAATGGCAAGGATGTGAGTGTTTTCCTTGAAATTCAGGCTCGCTTTGATGAGGAAGCCAATATTTTCTGGACCAATAAATTAAAAGATGAAGGTGTACGGATCATTCAAACCATTCCTGGTTTTAAAGTGCATTGTAAACTGATCCTTATTAAACGGATGGAAGGAGGCCATGAGATCAGCTATGCCAATGTCAGTACGGGTAACTTCAATGAATCTACTGCGAGGGTTTATGCCGATGATAGCCTACTGACAGCTGACCTGAAAATTGTGAATGACGTCAATAATGTTTTCAGGGTTTTTGAAAGCAGATATCATCCACCAAAATTTGACAGCCTCGTTGTAGCGCCATTTAATATCAGGGATTTCTTTATGCGCCTGCTGAATAATGAAATACGGAATAAACGCAGGGGAAAGGATGCATGGGCTATCATAAAGCTGAACAGCATAGTGGATGAAAAAATCGCTTTGAAACTATACCAGGCAAGCCAGGCAGGTGTTAAAATACAAATCATTGCCCGGGGAATCTGTGTGCTTGTTCCCGGTATACCGGGATTAAGTGAAAACATTGAAGCCATCAGCATTGTCGACAAATTTCTGGAGCATACAAGGATGTGTGTATTTTGCAACAATAATGACCCGAAATATTTTATTTCATCAGCCGATTGGATGCCCCGGAATTTTGATCACCGTATCGAGGTGGTATGTCCGGTAAATGATAAAACTATCCAGAAAGAGATGATGACCATGCTGCAGATACAGCTAAGGGATAATTGCAAAGCACGGATCATCAGCGCTGATCATCCGAACCAATATAAGAGATCAGATTATCATGGCAGGATCAGGTCACAATTAGAGATCTATAATTTTTTCAGAAAACAACTAAACAAGTCTGACATAAAATCGGACCAAATTTAA
- a CDS encoding HD domain-containing protein: MNREQANELLRQYIKNERMLNHCYASEAVLRALAVRLNQDEEKWGLAGLLHDLDVEVVNADPLRHGLETARILTGLNVDPDIVEAIKLHNEMATGIERTTQFQYALAAGETITGLIVATALVYPDKKLASVKVSSVTKRVKEKAFAASVNREKIYECETIGLTLEEFVAVSLEAMKGISERLGL, translated from the coding sequence ATGAATAGAGAACAAGCCAATGAATTGCTCAGGCAATACATTAAAAATGAGCGAATGCTGAACCATTGTTATGCTTCCGAAGCGGTGTTGCGGGCTTTAGCTGTGCGACTAAACCAAGATGAAGAAAAGTGGGGTCTTGCCGGATTATTGCATGACCTGGATGTAGAGGTTGTAAATGCCGATCCTTTGCGTCACGGGCTTGAGACGGCAAGGATACTGACAGGGCTTAATGTTGATCCTGATATTGTCGAGGCCATAAAACTTCATAACGAGATGGCTACAGGCATCGAACGCACTACACAATTCCAGTATGCACTGGCAGCAGGAGAGACGATCACCGGATTGATTGTTGCCACAGCGCTTGTTTATCCTGATAAAAAGCTGGCTAGTGTAAAGGTAAGTTCTGTGACCAAGCGCGTGAAGGAGAAGGCATTTGCGGCATCGGTGAACAGGGAAAAGATTTATGAATGTGAGACGATCGGATTGACGCTGGAGGAGTTTGTTGCTGTGAGTTTAGAAGCGATGAAAGGTATAAGCGAGAGGTTGGGGTTATAA
- the moaC gene encoding cyclic pyranopterin monophosphate synthase MoaC, giving the protein MEEFSHVDKDGKANMVDVSHKPDQLRIAKAEGFIRINKDAIERIRENTIRKGDVLTVAEIAGIQGAKKASELIPLCHPLQITHITVKASVEDGGVRIISEVHCIGKTGVEMEALTAVNISLLTVYDMCKSVNKDMIIEGIHLVSKTKA; this is encoded by the coding sequence ATGGAAGAGTTTAGTCATGTCGATAAAGATGGCAAGGCCAATATGGTGGATGTTAGTCATAAACCAGACCAGCTTCGGATCGCTAAAGCTGAAGGTTTCATCAGGATTAACAAAGATGCAATCGAAAGAATCAGGGAAAACACCATCAGAAAAGGTGATGTACTGACTGTCGCTGAGATTGCAGGCATACAGGGTGCCAAGAAAGCCAGCGAACTGATACCTTTATGCCATCCATTGCAAATTACTCATATTACTGTTAAAGCTTCTGTCGAGGATGGAGGGGTGAGAATAATCAGTGAAGTACATTGCATTGGCAAAACAGGCGTGGAGATGGAAGCTCTGACCGCAGTGAATATATCATTGCTGACAGTTTATGATATGTGTAAGTCTGTGAATAAAGATATGATTATTGAGGGAATTCATCTGGTGAGTAAGACGAAGGCTTGA